One genomic segment of Brassica napus cultivar Da-Ae chromosome A3, Da-Ae, whole genome shotgun sequence includes these proteins:
- the LOC106413949 gene encoding late embryogenesis abundant protein 46-like, which produces MQSMKETASNIAASAKSGMDKTKATLEEKAEKMTTRDPVQKQMATQKKEAKINQAEMQKREVREHNAAMKEAAGGGTGTGLGLGSATHSTTGHVGHGTGTHQMSDLPGHGTGQATGHVVERTTLTEPIGTNTGTGRTAAHNAHVGGGTTGYGTSGGYTG; this is translated from the exons atgcaGTCGATGAAAGAAACAGCTTCGAACATTGCAGCTTCTGCAAAGTCTGGCATGGACAAGACCAAAGCTACCTTGGAGGAAAAG GCGGAGAAGATGACGACGCGAGACCCTGTTCAGAAACAGATGGCCACACAGAAGAAAGAAGCAAAGATTAACCAGGCTGAGATGCAGAAGAGAGAAGTGCGTGAGCACAACGCTGCCATGAAAGAAGCTGCTGGAGGTGGAACCGGAACCGGTTTAGGTTTGGGGTCAGCCACTCACTCAACCACTGGACACGTCGGACATGGGACTGGGACCCACCAGATGTCAGATTTGCCTGGTCACGGAACGGGACAAGCAACCGGACACGTTGTGGAGAGAACGACCTTGACAGAACCTATCGGGACAAACACTGGAACTGGTCGGACCGCTGCTCATAACGCCCACGTTGGTGGTGGCACCACTGGGTACGGAACTAGTGGAGGATACACTGGATAA
- the LOC125592973 gene encoding myb family transcription factor PHL5-like — protein MDNNFESSNASQGSRLQLHPQPPQPFNLQDVDTIHYSQTSPWTTETFSGFTPYDCIANQSFSLQCSSSKPYPPSLHSYDHQSSDPPSLDQSQSMVPMQPSPDQYLKPLYKRSCVNDFAATNASSASYSLCFGASQDPQEICRGNYSNSNVTQLSFSLSHHQPKQTHSRFSSPSFSTYGGSMVRNYGTVTGNKTRIRWTQDLHDKFLECVNRLGGADKATPKAILKLMDSEGLTIFHVKSHLQKYRIAKYIPDPREGKFEKRSCSKELSQLDTKTGVQIKEALQLQLDVQRHLHEQLEIQRNLQVRIEEQGKQLKLMIEQQQKTKESLLKSPNAEVSLPLSAFDRSPPPFSLQDAEAMMLPSYEDTHFQSKIS, from the exons ATGGATAACAACTTTGAATCCTCAAACGCTTCACAAGGAAGCCGTCTACAGTTGCATCCGCAACCGCCCCAGCCGTTTAATTTACAAGACGTGGATACGATCCATTACAGTCAAACCTCTCCATGGACTACCGAGACGTTTTCAGGTTTTACTCCATACGATTGCATAGCTAATCAATCTTTCTCCTTACAATGTTCATCTTCAAAACCCTATCCTCCCTCGCTTCATTCGTACGATCATCAATCCTCGGATCCTCCATCATTGGACCAATCCCAATCGATGGTTCCTATGCAACCTAGTCCGGATCAATATTTAAAGCCATTATATAAAAGATCATGCGTCAACGATTTTGCAGCAACAAATGCTTCATCAGCCTCGTACTCGCTTTGTTTTGGAGCAAGTCAAGATCCACAA GAAATATGTAGGGGGAACTATAGTAATTCTAATGTAACACAACTGAGTTTCTCATTATCACATCATCAACCTAAGCAAACTCATTCAagattttcttctccttccttctcAACCTATGGAGGGTCCATGGTTCGCAACTATGGGACGGTTACCGGGAACAAGACACGGATAAGATGGACTCAAGACCTTCATGACAAGTTCTTGGAATGTGTAAACCGCCTTGGTGGTGCTGATA AGGCAACACCCAAAGCGATATTGAAGCTGATGGATTCTGAAGGACTCACAATATTTCATGTTAAAAGCCACTTACAG AAGTATAGGATTGCGAAATACATCCCTGATCCTCGAGAAG GCAAGTTTGAGAAGAGATCTTGTTCCAAAGAGTTGTCTCAGCTTGACACGAAAAC TGGAGTGCAGATTAAGGAGGCACTCCAGCTTCAACTTGATGTTCAGAGACATCTTCATGAACAACTAGAG attcaACGAAACCTACAAGTGAGGATCGAAGAACAAGGGAAACAATTGAAATTAATGATAGAACAACagcaaaaaacaaaagagagtctTCTCAAGTCACCAAACGCCGAAGTATCGTTGCCTCTCTCCGCTTTCGATCGCTCTCCTCCACCTTTCTCGTTACAAGACGCCGAAGCCATGATGCTACCAAGTTATGAAGACACtcatttccaatcaaagatAAGTTGA